The following are encoded together in the Fusarium keratoplasticum isolate Fu6.1 chromosome 1, whole genome shotgun sequence genome:
- a CDS encoding UDP-N-acetylglucosamine transferase subunit ALG14 yields MMSTESLKLLASIVAALLGVSIGLLICFPAENVLFLLHLLFFVGLIVFLTARSVQLTLRRHAAAGKQVGRGHLRRRNVDYHLFVLGSGGHTKEMLMMMDDGFCNFSNFHRRYLITAGDLNSIYQVAEYETDLELLCIREGKDAGTSDSRFVARARRVHQSLWSTPFSALRSMLEIIPALLTPPKNDVGAKLRYPTCIFSNGPATGFFVGLAVNLLKMFYVVPEDSMKFVYIESWARISTLSLTGKLFYYTGIADVLVVQHAEVAAKYGIENAGEMVFNARRPDI; encoded by the exons ATGATGTCCACCGAGTCCCTGAAGCTTCTGGCCTCAATCGtcgccgccctcctcggcgtcaGCATCGGCCTCTTGATCTGCTTCCCAGCCGAGAATGTCCTGTTCCTGCTCCATCTGCTCTTTTTCGTCGGgctcatcgtcttcctcaCG GCTCGCAGCGTTCAGCTCACCCTCCGTCgccatgctgctgctggcaaGCAGGTTGGACGTggtcatcttcgtcgtcgtaATGTCGACTATCACCTCTTTGTTCTCGGCTCTGGTGGACACACCAAGGAGATgctcatgatgatggatgatggattcTGCAACTTTTCCAACTTTCACCGTCGCTACCTGATTACCGCTGGGGATCTCAACTCCATCTACCAAGTCGCCGAGTACGAAACTGACCTCGAACTTTTGTGCATCCGGGAGGGCAAGGACGCTGGAACCTCCGACAGCCGGTTCGTCGCTCGCGCTCGTCGCGTTCATCAGTCTCTGTGGTCGACTCCCTTTTCCGCCCTGCGCAGCATGCTGGAAATCATCCCCGCCCTTCTCACGCCCCCCAAGAACGACGTCGGCGCCAAGCTTCGATACCCTACCTGCATCTTCTCCAACGGCCCCGCCACCGGCTTCTTTGTCGGACTGGCTGTTAATCTTCTCAAGATGTTTTACGTCGTGCCCGAGGACTCGATGAAGTTTGTCTACATTGAGTCGTGGGCCCGCATCTCGACCCTGAGCCTCACCGGGAAGCTCTTCTACTACACCGGCATCGCTGATGTCCTGGTCGTGCAGCACGCCGAGGTTGCTGCCAAGTACGGGATTGAGAATGCTGGGGAGATGGTGTTTAACGCCCGGCGCCCTGATATCTGA
- a CDS encoding 37S ribosomal protein S25, mitochondrial has translation MGGRQIRPARVFQTVTEELNHSLLGQKSVATPPWYNIMQTVPPSETLVRTIPPRHRAPNPRATKPKNIFRPQRIRYLEDALRTTFYKDHPWELARPRIIMELDGKDYQRCDWSKGLKQPGIPLTGECVVQRQMWLMENENISERKAYDVTRREFYRLRQEEEIEKRVAVEEARHVGAYFGKTRIDVSHGLEDREFENWKLWAGKETERTEARRNSEIESFGLEEEGAGGEDIAAEADATAETDKVAI, from the exons ATGGGAGGCAGACAGATCCGCCCCGCGAGGGTCTTCCAGACCGTCACCGAGGAACTCAACCacagcctcctcggccaaaAGTCCGTCGCTACGCCGCCATGGTATAACATCATGCAGACGGTCCCTCCCTCGGAGACCCTCGTCCGAACCATCCCTCCCCGACACCGAGCACCAAACCCCAGAgccaccaagcccaagaacatCTTCCGCCCGCAGCGGATAAGGTACCTCGAGGATGCGCTACGAACCACCTTCTACAAAGACCACCCCTGGGAGCTCGCAAGGCCTCGTATCATCATGGAGTTGGATGGAAAGGACTATCAGCGTTGCGATTGGAGCAAGGGCTTGAAGCAGCCCGGCATCCCCTTGACAGGAGAGTG CGTCGTTCAACGCCAGATGTGGCTCATGGAGAACGAAAACATCAGCGAGCGCAAGGCCTACGATGTCACCCGCCGCGAGTTCTACCGTCTCCgccaggaagaggagatcGAGAAGCGCGtggccgtcgaggaggcccgGCACGTGGGAGCCTACTTTGGCAAGACTCGCATCGACGTCTCGCACGGCCTCGAGGACCGCGAGTTTGAGAACTGGAAGCTCTGGGCTGGCAAGGAGACGGAGCGCACCGAGGCCCGTCGCAACTCGGAGATTGAGAgcttcggcctcgaggaggagggcgccGGCGGGGAGGACATTGCTGCCGAGGCGGATGCCACCGCCGAGACGGACAAGGTGGCGATCTGA